Proteins from a genomic interval of Streptomyces fodineus:
- a CDS encoding TerD family protein, which produces MGFFDGLRGASVADFDSGSAATNSIELSRRHQTVSLTKQGAATGHLRINLTWRMRTSDFEAGKRTSLFRHPFKALRPPEVLGHGQSMVNVDLDLGCLYELTDGTKGVVQPLGGYLGDVNAPPYIKLSGDDRFGSASGETMYINLDHRDAIKRLLVFVYIYDQTPAFDRTHAIVTLYPSNGPRIEIGLDERHPQARSCAVVMIDNVKGELVVRREVKFVYGFQGELDRLYGWGLQWGRGYKSKVDR; this is translated from the coding sequence ATGGGTTTCTTCGACGGGCTGCGCGGCGCCAGCGTCGCCGACTTCGACTCGGGCAGCGCCGCGACCAACTCCATAGAACTCAGCAGGCGGCACCAGACGGTGTCCCTCACCAAGCAGGGCGCGGCCACCGGCCATCTGCGCATCAATCTCACCTGGCGGATGCGCACCTCCGACTTCGAGGCCGGCAAGCGCACCAGCCTCTTCCGGCACCCCTTCAAGGCCCTCAGGCCGCCGGAGGTGCTCGGTCACGGCCAGAGCATGGTCAACGTCGACCTCGACCTGGGCTGCCTCTACGAACTGACCGACGGCACGAAGGGGGTCGTCCAGCCGCTGGGCGGCTACCTCGGCGACGTCAACGCACCGCCGTACATCAAGCTCAGCGGCGACGACCGGTTCGGCTCGGCGTCCGGCGAGACGATGTACATCAACCTCGACCACCGCGACGCCATCAAACGCCTGCTTGTCTTCGTCTACATCTACGACCAGACCCCGGCCTTCGACCGCACCCACGCCATCGTCACGCTCTACCCCAGCAACGGCCCCCGCATCGAGATAGGCCTCGACGAGCGCCATCCCCAGGCCCGCTCCTGCGCGGTCGTCATGATCGACAACGTCAAGGGCGAGCTGGTCGTCCGTCGCGAGGTGAAGTTCGTGTACGGCTTCCAGGGGGAACTGGACCGGCTCTACGGGTGGGGACTGCAGTGGGGCCGCGGCTACAAGTCGAAGGTCGACCGCTGA
- a CDS encoding DUF2277 domain-containing protein, which produces MCRSIKTLRPPVLPGEATEEDIHAAALQYVRKVSGFRAPAAHNREAFDRAVTAVAEATAELLGTLEVRGRSVGSGG; this is translated from the coding sequence ATGTGCCGGAGTATCAAGACGCTGCGTCCGCCCGTGCTGCCCGGTGAGGCCACGGAGGAGGACATCCATGCCGCCGCGCTGCAGTACGTGCGCAAGGTATCGGGTTTCCGCGCCCCTGCCGCCCACAACCGCGAGGCCTTCGACCGGGCGGTGACCGCCGTGGCCGAGGCGACGGCGGAACTGCTCGGGACGCTGGAGGTGCGGGGCCGGTCGGTGGGAAGCGGGGGATAG
- a CDS encoding phosphoribosyltransferase, producing MNNAVNDGVWSGSWVAERLGVELVGDDGLPALLGLALRRNPKRAHLLVSNVLGKHVPQSPAVVYGHGHRLGRRVRELLGEAEAAGAVVLGYAETATGLGHAVADGLGAAPYLHSTRRPVAGVARAGGFEESHSHATSHLLLPEDPGLLAADGPLILVDDEFSTGNTVLNTIRELHERYPRKRYVVVALVDMRSPEDADRMDRFATEIGARVELIAAASGTVRLPEGVLDKGQRLVAEHDRRHGSPEPSYGRVTRVELHWPARLPDGGRHGFTPAHRTRLEAALPAMAARIRDALPPGARRVLVLGFEELMYAPLRLARELEQVTDLEVRFSTTTRSPVLALDDPGYAIRTRLVFPAHDDPADGPGERYAYNVAGAGFDAVVAVVDSVADTPALHAPDGLLARLAAHTPHVLLAVVPSYAPHVSERPAMLPEPLRGPAFSSYAPDEVGWLLQDLSEVTLEAPTEEREEAIQSGGAHYAESLPVEYQPSEQYQELFHSALDASAARIAQAVGVVTEAVIAERSPRPVLVSLARAGTPVGILMRRWARYRHGLDLPHYAVSIVRGRGIDAASLRWLAAHHDPQDVVFVDGWTGKGAITRELAQAIEEFEEKEGITGFGPEIAVLADPGSCVRTYGTREDFLIPSACLNSTVSGLISRTVLRADLVGPDDFHGAKFYRELAGADVSVAFLDAVSARFPEVTDTVDTAVKELMAQDRTPTWAGWRAVERISEEYGIHDVNLVKPGVGETTRVLLRRVPWKILAREGAGADLDHVRLLAGQRGVPVEEVGDLPYTCVGLIHPRYTRGATGADGKAVNV from the coding sequence ATGAACAACGCGGTGAACGACGGGGTCTGGTCCGGCAGCTGGGTCGCCGAGCGGCTCGGGGTCGAACTCGTGGGAGACGACGGCCTGCCGGCCCTGCTCGGCCTCGCCCTGCGCCGCAACCCCAAGCGGGCCCATCTGCTGGTGTCCAACGTCCTCGGCAAGCATGTGCCGCAGTCGCCGGCGGTGGTGTACGGGCACGGCCACCGCCTGGGCCGACGCGTCCGTGAACTGCTGGGCGAGGCCGAGGCCGCCGGTGCCGTGGTCCTGGGTTACGCGGAGACGGCGACCGGGCTGGGGCACGCGGTCGCCGACGGGCTCGGTGCGGCGCCGTATCTGCACTCCACCCGCCGGCCCGTGGCCGGGGTGGCCCGTGCGGGCGGCTTCGAGGAGAGCCACTCGCACGCCACCTCCCATCTGCTGCTCCCCGAGGATCCCGGTCTGCTGGCCGCAGATGGTCCGCTGATCCTGGTCGACGACGAGTTCTCCACCGGGAACACGGTCCTGAACACCATCCGTGAGCTGCACGAACGCTATCCGCGCAAGCGTTACGTGGTGGTCGCCCTGGTCGACATGCGCTCGCCCGAGGACGCCGACCGGATGGATCGGTTCGCCACCGAGATCGGCGCCCGGGTGGAACTGATCGCCGCTGCCTCGGGGACCGTACGGCTGCCGGAGGGGGTGCTGGACAAGGGGCAGCGGCTGGTCGCCGAGCACGACCGGCGGCACGGCTCGCCCGAGCCGTCGTACGGCCGTGTCACCCGGGTGGAGCTCCACTGGCCCGCCCGCCTCCCCGACGGCGGCCGGCACGGCTTCACCCCCGCCCACCGCACCCGCCTCGAAGCCGCGCTGCCCGCCATGGCCGCCCGAATACGCGACGCCCTGCCGCCCGGCGCCCGCCGCGTCCTCGTCCTCGGCTTCGAGGAGCTGATGTACGCCCCGCTCCGCCTCGCCCGTGAGCTGGAGCAGGTCACGGACCTGGAGGTGCGGTTCTCGACCACCACCCGGTCGCCCGTCCTCGCGCTGGACGACCCCGGGTATGCGATCCGCACCCGGCTGGTCTTCCCCGCGCACGACGACCCGGCCGACGGCCCCGGCGAGAGGTACGCCTACAACGTCGCGGGCGCCGGTTTCGACGCCGTCGTGGCCGTCGTCGACTCCGTCGCCGACACCCCCGCTCTGCACGCGCCCGACGGCCTGCTGGCCCGCCTCGCCGCGCACACCCCGCACGTCCTGCTCGCGGTCGTCCCGTCGTACGCACCGCACGTTTCCGAAAGGCCGGCCATGCTGCCCGAGCCCCTCCGTGGCCCCGCATTCTCCTCGTACGCGCCCGACGAGGTCGGCTGGCTGCTCCAGGACCTCTCCGAGGTCACGCTGGAGGCGCCGACCGAGGAGCGGGAGGAGGCCATCCAGAGCGGCGGCGCGCACTACGCCGAGTCGCTGCCGGTGGAGTACCAGCCGAGCGAGCAGTACCAGGAGCTGTTCCACTCGGCGCTCGATGCCTCGGCGGCCCGGATCGCGCAGGCCGTCGGTGTCGTGACCGAGGCGGTCATCGCCGAACGGTCGCCGCGCCCCGTGCTGGTGTCCCTGGCCCGCGCGGGCACCCCGGTCGGCATTCTCATGCGCCGCTGGGCGCGGTACCGGCACGGCCTCGACCTGCCGCACTACGCCGTGTCGATCGTGCGCGGCCGGGGCATCGACGCGGCCTCGCTGCGCTGGCTCGCCGCCCACCACGACCCGCAGGACGTCGTGTTCGTCGACGGCTGGACCGGCAAGGGCGCCATCACCCGCGAACTCGCCCAGGCCATCGAGGAGTTCGAGGAGAAGGAGGGCATCACCGGCTTCGGCCCGGAGATCGCCGTACTCGCCGACCCGGGCTCCTGCGTGCGCACCTACGGCACCCGGGAAGACTTCCTCATACCCTCGGCCTGCCTCAACTCCACGGTCTCCGGCCTGATTTCACGCACGGTCCTGCGCGCGGACCTGGTCGGCCCGGACGACTTCCACGGCGCGAAGTTCTACCGCGAACTGGCCGGCGCCGACGTCTCCGTGGCCTTCCTCGACGCCGTCTCCGCCCGCTTCCCCGAGGTCACCGACACCGTGGACACGGCGGTCAAGGAGCTGATGGCACAGGACCGCACCCCGACCTGGGCCGGCTGGCGGGCGGTGGAGCGGATCAGCGAGGAGTACGGCATCCACGACGTCAACCTCGTCAAGCCCGGCGTCGGCGAGACCACCCGGGTGCTGCTGCGCCGGGTGCCCTGGAAGATCCTGGCCCGCGAAGGGGCCGGAGCCGACCTCGACCACGTCCGCCTGCTCGCCGGGCAAAGGGGCGTCCCCGTCGAGGAGGTGGGCGACCTGCCGTACACCTGCGTCGGGTTGATCCACCCCCGGTACACGCGCGGCGCCACGGGCGCCGACGGCAAGGCGGTGAACGTCTGA
- a CDS encoding DUF4383 domain-containing protein: MATHAAHTSTRRRIEFDKHLPVDHRLNTVYRVGAGLIGAFLVAFGILGLINHIGFFSTGGATVAALNTNGALSVLSICIGAILLVGMVIGGNVASTLNMVLGVLFLLNGFLFLGLLDTAHNFLAFKIQNVLFSFVVGLLLMTFGMYGRVGSTLPHDNPYWRARHPDATEEQPHEQHGAG, encoded by the coding sequence ATGGCCACACACGCAGCGCACACGAGCACGCGGCGGCGGATCGAGTTCGACAAGCACCTGCCCGTCGACCACCGGCTGAACACGGTCTACCGGGTCGGCGCGGGCCTGATCGGCGCGTTCCTCGTCGCCTTCGGCATCCTGGGTCTGATCAACCACATCGGCTTCTTCAGCACCGGCGGTGCGACGGTCGCGGCACTGAACACCAACGGCGCGCTCAGCGTGCTCTCGATCTGCATCGGAGCGATCCTGCTGGTCGGCATGGTGATCGGCGGGAACGTCGCCTCCACACTGAACATGGTGCTCGGCGTGCTGTTCCTGCTGAACGGCTTCCTGTTCCTCGGCCTGCTCGACACCGCGCACAACTTCCTGGCGTTCAAGATCCAGAACGTGCTGTTCAGCTTCGTCGTGGGCCTGCTGCTGATGACCTTCGGCATGTACGGCCGGGTCGGCTCGACCCTGCCGCACGACAACCCGTACTGGCGGGCCCGCCACCCCGATGCGACCGAGGAGCAGCCGCACGAGCAGCACGGGGCCGGTTAA
- a CDS encoding DUF475 domain-containing protein — MLLKTFGWSFAITALGLVAAVFYGGWEAFGVVAILAVLEISLSFDNAVVNAGILKKMNAFWQKIFLTVGVLIAVFGMRLVFPVVIVAITAKLNPYDAVHLALTDKDRYQQLVTDAHPAIAAFGGMFLLMIFLDFIFEDRDIQWLRWIERPLAKLGKVDMLAVCISLIVLLITSFTFATQAHQHGGAHADKAQTVLIAGIAGLITYMIVGGLSGYFEDRLEEEEEREHEEEEEAARTGRKKPAVLLAGQAAFFMFLYLEVLDASFSFDGVIGAFAITNDIVMMALGLGIGAMYVRSLTVYLVRQGTLDDYVFLEHGAHYAIGALAVILMVTIQYEINEVITGLVGVILIAWSFWSSVRRNRALADEGEGTDEKAEVSSGV; from the coding sequence GTGCTTCTGAAAACCTTCGGCTGGTCGTTCGCGATCACCGCGCTCGGCCTGGTCGCCGCGGTCTTCTACGGGGGGTGGGAGGCCTTCGGCGTCGTGGCGATCCTCGCCGTCCTCGAGATCTCGCTGTCGTTCGACAACGCGGTGGTCAACGCCGGGATCCTGAAGAAGATGAACGCCTTCTGGCAGAAGATCTTCCTCACGGTCGGCGTCCTCATCGCGGTCTTCGGCATGCGGCTGGTGTTCCCGGTCGTCATCGTGGCCATCACCGCCAAGCTCAACCCCTACGACGCGGTCCACCTGGCCCTCACCGACAAGGACCGCTACCAGCAGCTGGTCACCGACGCCCACCCGGCGATCGCCGCCTTCGGCGGAATGTTCCTGCTGATGATCTTCCTGGACTTCATCTTCGAGGACCGGGACATCCAGTGGCTGCGCTGGATCGAGCGGCCCCTGGCCAAGCTCGGCAAGGTCGACATGCTGGCGGTCTGCATCTCGCTGATCGTCCTGCTGATCACCTCCTTCACCTTCGCCACCCAGGCCCACCAGCACGGCGGCGCCCACGCCGACAAGGCCCAGACGGTCCTGATCGCCGGTATCGCCGGCCTGATCACGTACATGATCGTCGGCGGTCTGTCCGGCTACTTCGAGGACCGGCTGGAGGAAGAGGAGGAACGCGAGCACGAGGAGGAGGAAGAGGCCGCCCGCACCGGCAGGAAGAAGCCCGCGGTGCTGCTGGCCGGCCAGGCCGCGTTCTTCATGTTCCTCTACCTGGAGGTCCTGGACGCGTCCTTCTCCTTCGACGGCGTGATCGGCGCCTTCGCCATCACCAACGACATCGTGATGATGGCCCTCGGCCTCGGCATCGGCGCGATGTACGTCCGGTCCCTCACGGTCTACCTGGTCCGCCAGGGCACCCTCGACGACTACGTCTTCCTGGAGCACGGCGCCCACTACGCGATCGGCGCCCTGGCCGTGATCCTCATGGTCACCATCCAGTACGAGATCAACGAGGTCATCACCGGTCTCGTCGGCGTCATCCTGATCGCCTGGTCCTTCTGGTCCTCCGTCCGCCGCAACCGCGCGCTGGCGGACGAGGGCGAGGGCACCGACGAGAAGGCCGAGGTCTCCTCCGGGGTGTGA
- a CDS encoding HAD family hydrolase, translating into MPVLVASDLDRTLIYSSAALALTMPDARAPRLLCVEVHESKPLSYMTETAARLLTDLGDTALFVPTTTRTRKQYQRINLPGPPPKYAICANGGHLLVDGVTDADWHAGVQARLAAECAPLAEVSEHLLRSAGPAWVRKHRIAEDLFAYLVVERELLPEDWVKELAVWAENRGWTVSLQGRKIYAVPQPLTKSAAVREIARRTGAQLTLSAGDSLLDADLLLAADRGWRPGHGELADAGWTAPEIAALPERGVLAGERIVREFLRAVRQTA; encoded by the coding sequence ATGCCGGTGCTGGTGGCGAGCGACCTCGACCGTACGCTGATCTACTCCTCGGCGGCCCTCGCGCTGACCATGCCGGACGCGCGGGCCCCTCGGCTGCTGTGCGTCGAGGTCCACGAGAGCAAGCCGCTCTCCTATATGACGGAGACGGCGGCCCGGCTGCTGACCGACCTCGGCGACACGGCCCTCTTCGTGCCGACGACGACCCGGACGCGCAAGCAGTACCAGCGGATCAACCTGCCCGGCCCGCCCCCGAAGTACGCGATCTGCGCAAACGGTGGCCATCTGCTGGTCGACGGGGTCACCGACGCCGACTGGCACGCGGGCGTGCAGGCCCGGCTCGCCGCCGAGTGCGCGCCGCTGGCCGAGGTCAGCGAGCATCTGCTGCGCTCGGCCGGCCCCGCCTGGGTGCGCAAGCACCGCATCGCCGAGGACCTGTTCGCCTACCTCGTCGTCGAGCGTGAGCTGCTGCCCGAGGACTGGGTGAAGGAGCTGGCGGTCTGGGCGGAGAACCGGGGCTGGACCGTCTCCCTCCAGGGCCGCAAGATCTACGCCGTCCCCCAGCCGCTCACCAAGAGCGCGGCGGTACGCGAGATCGCCCGCCGCACCGGCGCGCAGCTGACGCTGTCCGCCGGGGACTCCCTGCTGGACGCCGACCTCCTGCTGGCCGCAGACCGGGGCTGGCGCCCGGGGCACGGAGAGCTGGCCGACGCGGGCTGGACCGCGCCGGAGATCGCGGCGCTGCCGGAGCGGGGGGTGCTGGCGGGGGAGCGCATCGTCCGCGAGTTTCTGCGGGCGGTACGGCAAACGGCCTGA
- a CDS encoding TerD family protein has product MTHTMLKGSNVPLEATTVRAVLRWAPGQGVPDVDASALLLGPDGRVRSDEDFVFYNQPRHPSGKVWRLGKKRVAEGLTDTIQSDLPGVEPEVGRILLVASADGVTFDRVPALCVLLYDAAVADGEPLARFEIKPETGAETALICGELYRRGEGWKFRALGEGYANGLKGLATDFGISVDESDEVPPVVPQQPPAYGYPQPTSAPPAYGYPQPAPVVMPVAVGPVDPDFRLPPQGPQFIGR; this is encoded by the coding sequence ATGACGCACACGATGCTGAAGGGGTCGAACGTCCCGCTGGAGGCCACCACGGTCCGCGCCGTGCTGCGCTGGGCCCCCGGGCAGGGGGTTCCGGACGTGGACGCCTCGGCGCTGCTGCTGGGCCCCGACGGCCGTGTGCGCTCCGACGAGGACTTCGTCTTCTACAACCAGCCCCGGCACCCGTCCGGAAAGGTGTGGCGGCTGGGCAAGAAGCGCGTCGCCGAGGGGCTGACCGACACGATCCAGTCGGATCTGCCCGGCGTCGAGCCGGAGGTCGGCCGCATCCTGCTGGTCGCGTCCGCGGACGGGGTCACCTTCGACCGGGTGCCGGCGCTGTGCGTCCTGCTGTACGACGCGGCGGTGGCCGACGGCGAGCCGCTGGCCCGGTTCGAGATCAAACCGGAGACGGGTGCGGAGACGGCACTGATCTGCGGGGAGCTGTACCGGCGCGGGGAGGGCTGGAAGTTCCGCGCGCTGGGCGAGGGCTACGCGAACGGACTGAAGGGGCTCGCGACGGACTTCGGCATCTCGGTGGACGAGTCGGACGAGGTGCCCCCGGTGGTTCCGCAGCAGCCTCCGGCCTACGGTTATCCGCAGCCGACGTCGGCTCCGCCGGCGTACGGCTACCCTCAGCCCGCGCCGGTAGTGATGCCGGTGGCCGTGGGGCCGGTGGATCCGGACTTCCGGCTGCCTCCGCAGGGGCCGCAGTTCATCGGGCGGTGA
- a CDS encoding FmdB family zinc ribbon protein — MPRYEYRCRTCGDTFELSRPMAESAAPASCPAGHDDTVKLLSTVAVGGTSAPAPSGGGGCCGGGCCG, encoded by the coding sequence ATGCCTCGCTATGAGTACCGCTGCCGCACCTGTGGTGACACCTTCGAACTGAGCCGTCCCATGGCGGAATCGGCCGCCCCCGCGTCGTGCCCTGCCGGGCACGACGACACGGTCAAGCTGCTGTCGACCGTGGCCGTGGGCGGCACGAGCGCGCCGGCCCCCTCGGGCGGCGGAGGCTGCTGTGGCGGAGGCTGTTGCGGCTAG
- a CDS encoding DUF4097 family beta strand repeat-containing protein: MARSVPVRAATMAVVTGVLVAGVSACGADAGDDTHPDHRSFALHGRTLTVDSDDSALEVVATDSAKPGTVDVTRWFQGSVVVGHDPTARWSFKDDRLVLRVHCSGFIADCSSRHRIEVPRGISVKIDNADGSVRAHGFKDPLSVDTSDGAVHVTDSSGPLDLKSADGSLSADVSSRRVKADTSDGSVQLQLSGTPDLVDASSTDGAVTVVLPKGAYRVSAGADDGGVSVSVPRDDNSPHRVSAHSSDGKVTVRTAN, from the coding sequence ATGGCCCGTTCCGTTCCCGTCCGTGCCGCCACCATGGCCGTCGTCACCGGTGTGCTCGTCGCGGGGGTCAGCGCCTGCGGCGCCGACGCCGGTGACGACACGCACCCCGACCACCGTTCCTTCGCCCTGCACGGCCGTACCCTCACCGTCGACTCCGACGACTCGGCCCTGGAGGTCGTCGCCACGGACTCCGCCAAGCCCGGGACCGTCGACGTGACCCGGTGGTTCCAGGGATCCGTCGTCGTCGGCCACGACCCGACGGCCCGGTGGTCCTTCAAGGACGACCGGCTGGTGCTGCGCGTGCACTGCTCGGGGTTCATCGCCGACTGCTCGTCCCGGCACCGGATCGAGGTTCCGCGCGGGATCAGCGTGAAGATCGACAACGCCGACGGCAGCGTACGGGCGCACGGGTTCAAGGATCCGCTGAGCGTCGACACCAGCGACGGCGCCGTACACGTCACCGACTCCAGCGGGCCGCTCGACCTGAAGTCGGCCGACGGCTCGCTGAGCGCCGACGTCTCCTCCCGCCGGGTGAAGGCGGACACCAGCGACGGTTCCGTGCAACTGCAGCTGTCCGGCACGCCCGACCTGGTGGACGCCTCCAGCACCGACGGCGCCGTCACGGTCGTCCTGCCCAAGGGCGCCTACCGGGTGTCGGCCGGTGCCGACGACGGCGGGGTGTCGGTGTCCGTGCCCCGCGACGACAACAGCCCGCACCGGGTCTCGGCCCACTCCTCGGACGGGAAGGTCACGGTCCGTACCGCGAACTGA
- a CDS encoding HpcH/HpaI aldolase/citrate lyase family protein — protein MRHFGHLAPEVRQRLFHREPCVFTTDSPARLLAAALGATLYSPATRPRLADDIVKQAGNGVVSMVLCLEDSIDDADVVAGEENLVRQFAELAARPGAEPPLLFVRVRAPEQIPDLVRRLGPSARLLSGFVLPKFTEERGIPFLEALTAAEAGSGRRLFAMPVLESPELLYRESRVDTLEGILRAVDKYRDRVLALRLGVTDFCSSYGLRRAPDMTAYDVQVVASVIADVVNMLGRADGTGFTVTGPVWEYFRVAERMFKPQLRQSPFLEVQAVELREKLIEHAMDGLLREISLDQANGLLGKTCIHPSHVLPVHALSVVSHEEYSDAQDILRPERGGGGVLRSAYTNKMNEVKPHRAWAERTLLRAEAFGVAHEDVGFVDLLAAGIRNA, from the coding sequence ATGCGTCATTTCGGGCACCTCGCCCCCGAGGTGCGGCAGCGCCTCTTCCACCGGGAGCCGTGCGTGTTCACCACGGACTCCCCGGCCCGGCTGCTCGCCGCTGCCCTCGGCGCCACCCTGTACAGCCCGGCCACCCGGCCGCGGCTCGCCGACGACATCGTCAAGCAGGCCGGGAACGGCGTGGTCTCGATGGTGCTGTGCCTGGAGGACTCGATCGACGACGCGGACGTCGTGGCCGGCGAGGAGAACCTCGTCCGGCAGTTCGCGGAACTGGCCGCCCGGCCCGGAGCCGAGCCACCGCTGCTCTTCGTCCGGGTGCGCGCCCCCGAGCAGATCCCCGACCTCGTACGGCGCCTCGGCCCGTCCGCGCGGCTGCTGTCCGGGTTCGTGCTGCCCAAGTTCACCGAGGAGCGCGGCATCCCCTTCCTGGAGGCCCTGACGGCCGCCGAGGCCGGCAGCGGGCGCCGGCTGTTCGCGATGCCCGTCCTGGAGTCCCCGGAGCTGCTCTACCGCGAGTCCCGCGTGGACACCCTGGAAGGCATCCTCCGCGCGGTCGACAAGTACCGGGACCGGGTGCTGGCCCTGCGCCTCGGCGTGACCGACTTCTGCTCCTCCTACGGCCTGCGCCGCGCCCCCGACATGACCGCCTACGACGTCCAGGTCGTCGCCTCCGTGATCGCCGACGTCGTGAACATGCTGGGCCGGGCCGACGGCACCGGATTCACCGTGACCGGGCCGGTGTGGGAGTACTTCCGGGTCGCCGAGCGCATGTTCAAGCCGCAGCTGAGGCAGAGCCCCTTCCTGGAGGTGCAGGCCGTCGAGCTGCGCGAGAAGCTGATCGAGCACGCCATGGACGGACTGCTGCGGGAGATCTCCCTCGACCAGGCCAACGGCCTGCTCGGCAAGACCTGCATCCACCCCTCCCATGTGCTGCCCGTGCACGCGCTGTCCGTGGTCAGCCACGAGGAGTACAGCGACGCCCAGGACATCCTGCGGCCGGAACGCGGCGGCGGGGGTGTACTGCGGTCGGCCTACACGAACAAGATGAACGAGGTGAAGCCGCACCGCGCCTGGGCCGAGCGGACCCTGCTGCGCGCCGAGGCCTTCGGTGTGGCCCATGAGGACGTCGGCTTCGTGGACCTGCTCGCTGCCGGAATAAGGAACGCATGA
- a CDS encoding ketopantoate reductase family protein, protein MTTKHTVAILGPGGTGGLLAALLSHCGHRVICLAQDRTADTLRRGGITVRSPQFGEFTAPVEADTELREPVDACLIAVKHTALDAALTRVPPAALGDALVVPILNGVEHPAVLRARYRPERVAPAVIRVESTRIAPGVIEHGSPFTELDLAGDSVPRPRLDELAAALGSTGATARVVEDETAALWAKMAFLAPFALLTTRYGRPLGEVRTRHRAELEALVAETAAVSRACGAPADPDRALGRYDAFPPGAKSSMQRDAEAGRPLELDAIGGALLRAADRHGVPVPVTARLVGELRAAGH, encoded by the coding sequence ATGACCACCAAGCACACCGTGGCCATCCTCGGCCCCGGCGGCACCGGCGGCCTCCTCGCCGCCCTGCTCTCCCACTGCGGACACCGCGTCATCTGCCTGGCCCAGGACCGCACGGCCGACACCCTGCGCCGTGGCGGAATCACGGTCCGCAGCCCGCAGTTCGGCGAGTTCACCGCCCCCGTCGAGGCGGACACCGAACTCCGTGAGCCGGTGGACGCCTGTCTGATCGCCGTCAAGCACACCGCCCTGGACGCCGCGCTCACCCGCGTCCCGCCCGCCGCGCTCGGTGACGCCCTCGTCGTACCGATCCTGAACGGCGTGGAACACCCCGCCGTGCTGCGCGCCCGCTACCGGCCCGAGCGCGTGGCACCCGCCGTGATCCGGGTGGAGTCCACCCGGATCGCACCGGGCGTGATCGAACACGGCAGCCCCTTCACGGAGCTCGACCTCGCCGGCGACTCCGTACCCCGCCCCCGCCTCGACGAGCTGGCGGCAGCCCTCGGTTCCACCGGCGCGACCGCCCGCGTGGTCGAGGACGAGACGGCGGCCCTGTGGGCCAAGATGGCGTTCCTCGCCCCGTTCGCCCTGCTCACCACGCGGTACGGCCGTCCGCTCGGCGAGGTCCGCACCCGGCACCGCGCGGAGCTGGAGGCGCTGGTCGCCGAGACCGCCGCGGTCAGCCGCGCCTGCGGCGCCCCCGCCGACCCGGACCGGGCCCTGGGCCGGTACGACGCCTTCCCGCCCGGCGCCAAGTCGTCCATGCAGCGCGATGCCGAGGCGGGCCGCCCGCTCGAACTCGACGCCATCGGCGGGGCGCTGCTGCGCGCGGCGGACCGGCACGGCGTACCGGTGCCGGTGACGGCCCGACTGGTGGGCGAACTGCGGGCCGCCGGGCACTGA
- a CDS encoding DoxX family protein has translation MSARLNSAQPYALGLFRIVVGLLFAVHGAASLFGVLGGAMGTQGGTIPAGTWPGWYAAVIQLVAGGLVLLGLGTRGAALVASGSMAYAYFDVHQQVALWPIQNGGELSVLFCWAFLLLVFTGSGAFGLDRLVARRTTGGGRSATEQTPIAA, from the coding sequence ATGTCCGCACGTCTCAACTCCGCTCAGCCCTATGCCCTCGGGCTCTTCCGCATCGTCGTAGGCCTGCTCTTCGCCGTGCACGGCGCCGCGTCCCTCTTCGGCGTGCTCGGCGGAGCCATGGGCACCCAGGGCGGCACGATCCCGGCCGGCACCTGGCCCGGCTGGTACGCGGCCGTGATCCAGCTCGTCGCGGGCGGCCTGGTGCTCCTCGGGCTCGGCACCCGCGGAGCCGCGCTGGTCGCCTCCGGTTCGATGGCGTACGCCTACTTCGACGTCCACCAGCAGGTCGCGCTGTGGCCCATACAGAACGGCGGCGAGCTGTCGGTCCTGTTCTGCTGGGCGTTCCTGCTGCTGGTCTTCACCGGCTCCGGCGCCTTCGGCCTCGACCGGCTCGTCGCCCGCCGCACGACCGGGGGCGGCCGGTCCGCCACCGAGCAGACCCCGATAGCCGCCTGA